In a single window of the Lynx canadensis isolate LIC74 chromosome E2, mLynCan4.pri.v2, whole genome shotgun sequence genome:
- the ZNF30 gene encoding LOW QUALITY PROTEIN: zinc finger protein 30 (The sequence of the model RefSeq protein was modified relative to this genomic sequence to represent the inferred CDS: inserted 1 base in 1 codon; deleted 2 bases in 1 codon; substituted 1 base at 1 genomic stop codon) has product MWEDFLSRFHTGEKSCKCKECGKSFSTFSYLVQHQRTHTVKKVYECKECGKAFIRGSGFVKHGRIHTGEKPYECKECGKTSGSSXFTVHQSSHTAKKAYECGECGKAFYSSSYLVQHQRIHSGEKPYECKKCRKAFIVYGKLLQHQSIHTGXKPFVCKECRKAFSTFSYLVQHRRIHTGEKPYECKECGKAFSSSSPLVKHQRIHTGEKPYECKECGKAFRLSSFLNAPQRIHAGVKPYECKECGKAFSRASYLVQHERLYTGEKPYECKECSKAFSAGSYLVQHQRIHTGEKPYECKECGKTFRVHVHVTQHQKIHVDVKPYKCKECGKTVVPHTLYNVAEFILFNI; this is encoded by the exons ATGTGGGAAGACTTTTTGTCA AGatttcatactggtgagaaatcttgtaaatgtaaggaatgtgggaagtcCTTTAGTACCTTTTCGTACCTTGTTCaacatcagagaactcacactGTTAAGAAAGTctatgaatgtaaagaatgtgggaaggCTTTTATTAGAGGCTCAGGCTTCGTTAAACATGGGAGAATTCATACTGGCGAGAAACCATATGAATGCAAGGAATGTGGGAAGACCTCTGGTAGTAGC TAATTTACTGTACATCAGAGTAGTCATACTGCTAAGAAAGCTTATGAATGTGGGGAATGTGGAAAAGCTTTTTATAGTAGCTCATACCTTGTTCAACATCAAAGAATCCATAGCggtgagaaaccctatgaatgtaagaAATGTAGGAAAGCTTTTATAGTGTATGGAAAACTTCTTCAGCATCAGAGTATTCATACTG AAAAACCTTTCGTGTGTAAAGAATGTAGGAAGGCCTTTAGTACCTTCTCATACCTTGTTCAACATCGGcgaattcatactggtgagaaaccgtatgaatgtaaagaatgtgggaaggcctttagtAGTAGCTCACCCCTTGTtaaacatcagagaattcatactggtgagaaaccttatgaatgtaaggaatgtggaaagGCCTTTAGACTTAGTTCATTTCTTAATGCACCTCAGAGAATTCATGCAGGGGTAAAGCCCTATGAAtgcaaggaatgtgggaaagcctttagtcGTGCCTCATACCTTGTTCAACATGAAAGACTTTATACAGGTGAGAAACCCTATGAGTGTAAGGAGTGCAGCAAGGCTTTTAGTGCTGGCTCATACCTTGTTCAACATCAGAGgattcatactggtgagaaaccctacgaatgtaaggaatgtggaaagACCTTTCGAGTACATGTACATGTTACACAGCATCAGAAAATTCATGTTGATGTGAAACCCtataaatgtaaggaatgtggaaaaACAGTTGTGCCTCATACCTTGTACAACGTGGcagaattcatactg TTCAACATCtga